The following coding sequences are from one Campylobacter sp. RM16187 window:
- a CDS encoding Rrf2 family transcriptional regulator yields the protein MLFTKASEYAMLSLIYISQKSSPVDVDTMSNELGISKSFLAKILQSLAKEGVLISFKGANGGFLLADVPENISIKKIIESAEKRKTAVFECSISHDDCPTNKGAICQIWSTFNALQIQLDDFLDTIKLSDIIKK from the coding sequence TTGCTTTTTACAAAAGCCAGTGAATACGCTATGCTATCACTTATCTATATTTCACAAAAGAGCTCTCCCGTGGATGTAGATACGATGTCAAACGAGCTTGGAATTTCAAAGAGCTTTTTGGCAAAAATTTTACAAAGTCTTGCAAAAGAAGGTGTTTTGATTTCGTTTAAGGGGGCAAACGGAGGATTTTTATTAGCTGATGTGCCTGAAAATATCAGTATAAAAAAAATTATTGAGAGCGCCGAAAAGAGAAAAACGGCAGTATTTGAATGCTCTATATCTCATGATGATTGCCCTACTAATAAGGGTGCTATATGTCAAATTTGGTCTACTTTTAATGCCTTGCAGATTCAGCTTGACGATTTTTTAGATACTATCAAACTATCAGATATTATTAAGAAGTAG
- a CDS encoding OmpA family protein has protein sequence MKIRNSEQNGDQTFWVSYADLMAGLMFVFMLIIGAVVVKYVLTQSDLIKLQSNLKEQERNITISQNELKKQEKIIQEIFVNLNAAKSENRELVDINQIVKEQLEATKAQKDKLESITSSYENRLDDANKTILDLSLELSKALQTLNQKEMQINELLSNLKLENSRYFALESDYNDTKNKIKNISLLRSNVISNLKDKLGSKVNIDPASGVVALPDSILFDTGSYKLKESSKEHLKEILQNYFEAILNSEEILKHIDKIVIEGHTNSIGSYLYNLDLSQKRAYEVLQFIYSWNKDKRLEEYLMASGRSFSDLVIRDGVEDAEASKRIEIKISFSDKEAMQEIEKFLEQQNKKYSQN, from the coding sequence ATGAAGATAAGAAATAGCGAACAAAACGGAGATCAGACCTTTTGGGTATCTTATGCCGATTTAATGGCTGGGCTTATGTTTGTCTTTATGCTTATAATCGGAGCAGTTGTCGTTAAATACGTTTTAACTCAAAGCGATCTGATAAAACTTCAGTCAAATTTAAAAGAACAAGAGAGAAATATCACAATATCTCAAAATGAATTAAAAAAACAAGAGAAGATAATACAAGAAATTTTTGTAAATTTAAATGCCGCAAAGAGTGAAAACAGAGAGCTTGTAGATATAAATCAGATAGTAAAAGAGCAGCTAGAAGCCACAAAGGCTCAAAAAGATAAACTTGAAAGTATAACCTCTTCTTATGAAAATAGGCTTGACGATGCAAATAAGACTATCTTGGATTTAAGTCTTGAACTTTCTAAAGCTTTGCAAACTCTAAATCAAAAAGAGATGCAGATAAATGAGTTGTTATCAAATTTAAAACTAGAAAATTCCAGATACTTTGCCTTGGAGTCTGATTATAACGATACTAAAAACAAGATAAAAAACATTAGCTTACTTCGCTCAAATGTAATATCGAATTTAAAAGATAAGCTTGGAAGTAAGGTAAATATAGATCCAGCATCCGGTGTAGTCGCACTTCCTGACTCTATACTTTTTGATACCGGCTCATACAAATTAAAAGAGAGCTCTAAAGAGCATCTAAAAGAGATATTGCAGAACTATTTTGAAGCTATTTTAAATAGCGAAGAGATATTAAAACATATAGATAAAATCGTTATAGAGGGACATACAAATTCTATAGGTAGCTATTTATACAACCTTGATCTATCTCAAAAAAGAGCTTATGAGGTACTTCAGTTTATCTATTCTTGGAATAAAGATAAGAGGCTTGAAGAGTATCTAATGGCAAGCGGACGTAGCTTTAGCGATCTTGTTATTAGAGATGGCGTGGAAGATGCCGAAGCTTCAAAAAGAATTGAGATTAAAATTTCATTTTCGGACAAAGAGGCTATGCAAGAGATAGAGAAGTTTTTGGAGCAACAAAATAAAAAATATTCACAAAATTAG
- a CDS encoding XRE family transcriptional regulator, with protein MVEISDIFNLLHNAVESKNMGKKISQAQMAKNLGISMRTYQDWRLGVSKPQAAIAVCQLLCELDDEDLLYTIKKIKKLIGRTDG; from the coding sequence ATGGTAGAGATAAGCGATATTTTTAATTTATTGCATAATGCTGTTGAATCAAAAAATATGGGCAAGAAGATTTCTCAAGCTCAGATGGCTAAAAATCTTGGAATATCCATGAGAACATATCAAGATTGGAGACTTGGAGTATCTAAACCTCAAGCTGCTATTGCAGTATGTCAACTTTTATGCGAGCTTGATGATGAAGATTTGCTATATACGATAAAAAAGATAAAAAAACTTATAGGAAGAACTGATGGATAG
- the dnaK gene encoding molecular chaperone DnaK → MGKVIGIDLGTTNSCVSVYERGESKVIQNKEGKNTTPSVVAFTDKGEVLVGDSAKRQAVTNPEKTIYSIKRIMGLMSNEEAAKEAKTRLPYHVVDRNGACAIEIAGKVYTPQEISAKVLMKLKEDAEAYLGEKVIDAVITVPAYFNDSQRKATKEAGTIAGLNVLRIINEPTAAALAYGLDKKEAEKIVVYDLGGGTFDVTVLETGDNVVEVLSTGGNAFLGGDDFDNRLIDWLANEFKNEQGIDLKKDVMALQRLKEAAENAKKELSSAQETEINLPFITADATGPKHLVKKLTRAKFESMIEDLVGETISKINEVVKEAGLDKSEVKEIVMVGGSTRVPLVQEEVKKAFGKELNKSVNPDEVVAIGAAIQGAVIKGDVKDVLLLDVTPLSLGIETLGGVMTKIIEKGTTIPVKKNQVFSTAEDNQSAVTIHVLQGERDFARDNKSLGQFNLEGIPPAPRGVPQIEVEFDIDANGILTVSAKDKATGKAQNITISGSSGLSDDEINKMVKDAELHKEDDKKRKEAVEARNQADGLAHQTEKSLNELGDKIPADDKANIEKALNELKETLKDENASKEQIDAKVKALSEASHKLAEAMYKKDDNANANADATSKNKKKDDDVIDAEVE, encoded by the coding sequence ATGGGAAAAGTTATAGGAATCGACCTTGGTACAACAAACTCTTGTGTGAGTGTTTACGAGCGCGGAGAGAGTAAGGTAATACAAAACAAAGAGGGCAAAAACACAACTCCTTCTGTTGTCGCTTTTACCGATAAAGGTGAAGTTTTAGTAGGCGATAGCGCTAAACGTCAAGCGGTTACAAACCCTGAGAAAACAATTTATTCTATAAAAAGAATAATGGGCTTAATGAGTAATGAAGAGGCGGCTAAAGAGGCTAAAACAAGGCTTCCTTATCATGTGGTGGATAGAAATGGTGCCTGCGCTATAGAAATAGCCGGCAAGGTATATACTCCTCAAGAAATTTCCGCTAAAGTTTTGATGAAATTAAAAGAGGATGCCGAAGCTTACCTTGGCGAAAAGGTTATAGATGCGGTTATTACAGTGCCTGCGTACTTTAACGATAGCCAAAGAAAGGCTACCAAAGAGGCTGGAACCATAGCCGGTTTAAACGTGCTACGTATCATAAACGAGCCGACAGCGGCTGCACTTGCTTACGGTCTTGATAAAAAAGAAGCAGAAAAGATAGTAGTATATGACCTTGGTGGTGGTACTTTTGACGTAACCGTTCTTGAAACTGGAGATAACGTAGTAGAGGTTCTTTCAACAGGCGGTAACGCGTTTTTAGGTGGTGATGACTTTGATAACCGCTTGATAGACTGGCTCGCAAATGAATTTAAAAACGAGCAAGGAATAGACCTTAAAAAAGACGTTATGGCACTTCAAAGATTAAAAGAGGCCGCAGAAAATGCTAAAAAAGAATTAAGCTCTGCACAAGAGACAGAGATAAATTTACCATTTATTACAGCTGATGCGACAGGCCCAAAACACCTTGTTAAAAAGCTAACTCGTGCAAAATTTGAGTCTATGATAGAAGATTTGGTAGGAGAGACCATATCTAAGATAAACGAGGTTGTAAAAGAGGCAGGGCTAGATAAATCTGAGGTAAAAGAGATAGTAATGGTGGGTGGATCTACTCGTGTGCCACTTGTTCAAGAAGAGGTAAAAAAGGCTTTCGGAAAAGAGCTAAACAAGAGCGTAAATCCTGATGAAGTCGTTGCTATAGGCGCCGCAATACAAGGTGCGGTTATAAAAGGCGATGTAAAAGACGTGCTTTTACTTGACGTTACTCCGCTAAGCCTTGGCATAGAAACTCTTGGTGGCGTAATGACTAAAATAATAGAAAAAGGCACAACAATACCTGTTAAGAAAAACCAAGTATTCTCAACCGCAGAGGACAACCAAAGTGCGGTTACTATCCACGTGCTTCAAGGCGAAAGAGACTTCGCTAGAGACAATAAATCTCTAGGTCAATTCAACCTAGAGGGCATCCCACCAGCACCTCGCGGAGTACCTCAAATAGAAGTTGAGTTTGATATAGACGCAAACGGAATTTTAACTGTTTCAGCTAAAGACAAAGCAACAGGAAAAGCGCAAAACATCACTATTTCAGGCTCAAGCGGACTAAGCGATGACGAGATAAACAAGATGGTAAAAGACGCTGAGCTTCATAAAGAGGATGACAAGAAGCGCAAAGAGGCTGTGGAAGCTAGAAATCAAGCGGACGGCTTGGCACATCAAACAGAAAAGAGCCTAAATGAATTAGGAGACAAAATTCCAGCTGACGATAAGGCTAATATAGAAAAAGCCCTAAACGAGCTAAAAGAGACTTTAAAAGATGAAAATGCTTCAAAAGAACAGATAGATGCAAAAGTAAAAGCTCTAAGCGAGGCAAGTCATAAGCTAGCGGAGGCTATGTATAAAAAAGATGATAACGCTAATGCAAATGCTGATGCAACTTCTAAAAACAAAAAGAAAGATGACGACGTAATAGACGCCGAAGTAGAATAA
- a CDS encoding MotA/TolQ/ExbB proton channel family protein: MGLKNDTLAELALPEAQNRKSALVYLKIVFLPIAIYVIVLLGYFKVIDFKVGLHTVIMMGIILFIALIFAKNSAELAYCHFEQSGADFKRNLKEYIIKHLLVIGKDTKSNASFDDFVEYYTRNLRNENFASVGAGIFPMLGILGTFISIALSMPEFNSSNTIGLEKEISMLLSGVATAFYVSIYGIFLALWWIFFEKYGMSRFEILVRRQKNSTSSFFWTKEEIDRRFLQENLSHFEKIGVIFEHVSNQEFFAELNKTIDNKFKVFSDIVKTEGDAVKLSSEHIKQTMTALLKSSKDQRDLVKIHAEILNVINKFNINIKDMQMKFSEQYNKLYDVGNERILKLEKSVIDLENNIKNFNISLNTFSDEILEKQKQAMDGFKTSLIEGMSAFKEAFNEENIAYDNNIDLINELKQDIDELDKEASEILQTIEKASMLNEDKK, from the coding sequence ATGGGTTTAAAAAACGATACCTTAGCCGAACTTGCTCTGCCTGAAGCGCAGAATAGAAAGTCGGCTCTGGTATATTTAAAAATAGTATTTTTGCCGATTGCTATATATGTTATTGTTCTTCTTGGTTATTTTAAAGTTATAGATTTTAAAGTGGGTCTTCATACTGTCATAATGATGGGTATAATACTTTTTATCGCTTTGATTTTTGCTAAAAACAGTGCCGAGCTTGCCTATTGTCACTTTGAGCAAAGTGGAGCTGATTTTAAGAGAAATTTAAAAGAGTATATTATCAAACATCTCTTGGTGATCGGAAAAGATACGAAGTCAAACGCTAGTTTCGATGATTTTGTAGAGTATTATACCAGAAATTTAAGAAATGAAAATTTTGCTTCAGTGGGTGCTGGCATCTTTCCTATGCTTGGAATTTTGGGAACATTTATAAGTATAGCTTTATCTATGCCTGAGTTTAACTCATCAAATACTATTGGGCTTGAAAAAGAGATTTCAATGCTTTTAAGTGGCGTTGCTACCGCATTTTATGTCTCAATTTACGGAATATTCTTAGCTCTTTGGTGGATTTTTTTTGAAAAATACGGAATGAGTCGTTTTGAAATTTTGGTTAGGCGACAAAAGAATTCTACAAGCTCGTTTTTTTGGACCAAAGAGGAGATTGATAGAAGATTTCTACAAGAAAATTTAAGCCATTTTGAAAAGATAGGTGTGATATTTGAGCATGTAAGCAATCAAGAATTTTTTGCAGAACTTAATAAGACTATAGATAATAAATTTAAAGTATTTAGCGATATTGTAAAAACAGAGGGAGATGCTGTAAAACTTAGTAGCGAACATATAAAACAGACCATGACAGCCCTTTTAAAATCCTCAAAAGATCAAAGGGATCTAGTTAAAATTCATGCTGAAATTTTAAATGTTATCAATAAATTTAATATCAATATTAAAGATATGCAGATGAAATTTTCAGAGCAGTATAATAAGCTTTATGACGTAGGAAATGAGCGCATATTAAAGCTTGAAAAAAGCGTCATAGATTTAGAAAATAATATTAAAAATTTCAACATCTCACTTAATACTTTTAGCGATGAGATATTGGAAAAACAAAAACAAGCTATGGATGGATTTAAGACTAGCCTAATAGAAGGAATGAGTGCTTTTAAAGAGGCTTTTAACGAAGAAAATATAGCCTATGATAACAATATAGATCTTATTAACGAGCTAAAACAGGATATTGACGAGCTTGATAAAGAAGCAAGTGAGATCTTGCAAACAATAGAAAAAGCAAGCATGTTAAATGAAGATAAGAAATAG
- the fbaA gene encoding class II fructose-bisphosphate aldolase has product MGVLDIIKPGVLVGDDVNKLYEHAKSEGFAIPAVNVVGSNSINAVLEAAKTAKSPVIIQFSNGGAGFYAGKACENAAVLGAVAGAQHVHMLSSAYGIPVILHTDHAAKKLLPWIDELIKFSREYKKFHGKPLFSSHMLDLSEESLEENISICEKYLKELSELGISLEIELGVTGGEEDGVDNTGVDNALLYTQPEDVALAYERLGKISDKFSIAASFGNVHGVYKPGNVVLRPEILKNSQEFVSKKFNTACKKPVNFVFHGGSGSEIKDIKDAVSYGVIKMNIDTDTQWAFWDGVREYELKNRAYLQGQIGNPEGDDKPNKKYYDPRKWLRGGEESMMKRLLTAFEDLNCLNRN; this is encoded by the coding sequence ATGGGTGTTTTAGATATCATAAAGCCAGGAGTTTTGGTAGGAGATGACGTTAATAAACTTTATGAACATGCTAAAAGCGAAGGGTTTGCGATCCCTGCGGTAAATGTTGTCGGAAGCAACTCAATAAATGCTGTATTGGAAGCAGCAAAGACAGCTAAATCACCTGTTATTATTCAGTTTTCAAACGGCGGGGCTGGATTTTATGCCGGTAAGGCCTGCGAAAATGCGGCCGTTCTAGGAGCGGTCGCAGGAGCGCAACATGTGCATATGCTCTCCAGTGCCTACGGTATTCCCGTGATCTTACATACTGATCATGCCGCAAAAAAATTGCTCCCATGGATAGATGAACTTATTAAATTTAGCCGTGAGTATAAGAAATTTCACGGCAAACCGCTTTTTAGTTCTCATATGCTTGATCTTAGCGAAGAGAGCTTGGAAGAAAATATTTCCATTTGTGAAAAATATCTAAAAGAGCTTAGTGAGCTAGGAATTAGCCTAGAAATCGAGCTTGGAGTAACAGGTGGAGAAGAGGACGGAGTCGATAATACGGGCGTAGATAATGCTCTTTTATACACACAACCTGAAGATGTCGCGCTTGCTTATGAAAGACTTGGTAAGATAAGTGATAAATTTAGCATAGCGGCTAGCTTTGGTAATGTTCACGGGGTTTATAAGCCAGGAAATGTGGTTTTAAGACCTGAAATTTTAAAAAATTCTCAAGAATTTGTAAGTAAAAAATTTAATACGGCTTGCAAAAAACCTGTAAATTTCGTATTTCACGGTGGAAGTGGAAGCGAAATCAAAGACATTAAAGATGCCGTTAGCTACGGCGTGATTAAGATGAATATAGATACCGATACTCAGTGGGCGTTTTGGGACGGAGTAAGGGAGTATGAACTAAAAAATAGAGCCTATTTGCAAGGTCAAATAGGAAATCCTGAAGGTGATGATAAACCTAATAAAAAATATTATGATCCTAGAAAATGGCTAAGAGGCGGAGAAGAGTCTATGATGAAACGCCTACTTACAGCATTTGAGGATTTAAACTGCTTGAATAGAAATTAA
- a CDS encoding flagellin, giving the protein MKLAGYSTNLNNHYLEQAKNSSDKALKNIAAERAISGIDSANLIIADNLKAQSSVLEQGITNANDAIAMLQIADSTLANITKSADRINELSVSFNNVALNSDQKRMIRSEATALVKSMDDSLSQASFNGKNIFGGEMSFLTGNGMQGLNLSSVNSSDIDVANQDSIHKFISNVNSLRAEIGSTQNAMISGINSSLTKNVALKSSENNMLNNDMAKNITDLNSNNLKLNASIMAQTHNNANLQNQVTRLLG; this is encoded by the coding sequence ATGAAACTAGCAGGATACAGTACAAATTTAAATAATCACTATCTTGAGCAGGCTAAAAACAGTAGCGATAAAGCGTTAAAGAATATAGCTGCTGAGCGCGCTATAAGCGGCATCGATAGTGCTAATTTAATAATAGCCGATAATTTAAAAGCTCAAAGCTCTGTGCTAGAGCAGGGTATTACAAATGCAAATGACGCTATAGCGATGCTTCAAATCGCGGATAGCACTCTTGCAAATATCACAAAGAGCGCCGATAGGATAAACGAGCTATCCGTGTCTTTTAATAATGTCGCTTTAAATAGTGATCAAAAAAGGATGATAAGAAGTGAGGCTACAGCTTTAGTAAAATCCATGGACGATAGTCTTTCTCAAGCAAGCTTTAATGGCAAAAATATCTTTGGCGGCGAAATGAGCTTTTTAACCGGAAACGGCATGCAAGGATTAAATTTATCATCCGTCAACTCATCGGATATAGATGTGGCCAATCAAGATAGCATACATAAATTTATATCCAATGTAAATTCACTACGTGCTGAGATCGGATCAACTCAAAATGCAATGATTTCTGGAATAAATTCTAGTTTGACTAAAAACGTAGCGCTTAAATCAAGTGAAAATAATATGCTAAATAATGATATGGCTAAAAATATAACTGATCTAAATAGCAATAATTTAAAACTAAATGCGTCCATTATGGCTCAAACGCATAATAACGCAAATTTACAAAATCAAGTCACTAGACTGCTTGGATAA
- a CDS encoding HrcA family transcriptional regulator, with product MKISKRDLILESIIQAYLSDNSPIGSSELGSRMSVSIPASTIRVYFKKLSDEGAITQFHISGGRIPTTSTMNAYWQSHLNFKDEILIHNERFLKMLVDSMEIYCMIYGDREQNLEEILRVNDKFLILNFNYDEIVLKFDPRVEKFLNNLIGVSLNKLEQISMQVGLNELKNKIKELKRTKIYFQENEGVAFNMFKDDRFRMILDPSFEHLMASNLTFSPLFEESFIGIKCKVNYLDKEAKMICAGSVYADYEKFFNQIKDVA from the coding sequence ATGAAAATAAGCAAAAGAGATTTAATACTTGAATCAATCATTCAAGCCTATTTGAGCGATAACTCTCCGATAGGTTCTAGCGAGCTTGGTTCTCGTATGTCGGTGTCAATTCCTGCCTCTACGATCAGAGTATATTTTAAAAAACTATCTGACGAAGGTGCAATAACACAATTTCACATCAGTGGAGGCAGAATTCCTACGACATCGACAATGAATGCTTACTGGCAGAGTCACTTAAATTTCAAAGATGAAATTTTGATACATAATGAGAGATTTTTAAAGATGCTTGTTGATAGCATGGAAATTTATTGCATGATTTATGGCGATAGAGAGCAAAATTTAGAAGAAATTTTGAGAGTAAACGACAAATTTTTAATTTTAAATTTTAACTATGACGAGATTGTCTTAAAATTTGATCCAAGGGTTGAAAAATTTCTAAACAATCTAATTGGAGTAAGCCTAAACAAACTTGAGCAGATCTCTATGCAAGTTGGTTTAAATGAGCTTAAAAATAAGATAAAGGAGTTAAAGAGAACGAAAATTTACTTTCAGGAGAATGAGGGTGTAGCCTTTAATATGTTTAAGGACGATAGATTTAGGATGATTTTAGATCCTAGCTTTGAACATCTGATGGCTTCAAATTTGACATTTTCTCCACTTTTTGAAGAAAGTTTTATAGGCATAAAATGCAAGGTTAATTATCTTGATAAAGAAGCCAAGATGATATGCGCAGGCAGTGTTTATGCAGATTATGAAAAATTTTTTAACCAAATAAAGGATGTGGCATGA
- the hisD gene encoding histidinol dehydrogenase has translation MKFLLTTDTDFREKFDRLVNRSDMDMSHVMPVVSGILNDVKKEGDRALFEQISKFDRWNPDESSFKINPIDMQNAYDDIDNSLRVALNLAYDRIKAYHEKRIPKTWIKRDSVDVLLGAKYTPIDRAGLYIPGGKAAYPSSLLMNAIPAIVAGVKEIVVCTPAVEGKVNKLLLAAMHVCGIKEAFKVGGASAIAAMAYGTKSIKKVDVITGPGNIYVATAKKLVYGEVNIDMIAGPSEIGVIADESANARHIAIDMLSQAEHDELASAFLITPNQTFATKVQEHINEELKSLERREIAGASIKNKSAIIVAKDMNECVSLMNELAVEHLEIATNNALEIMEDITHAGAIFLGHFTPEAMGDYLAGPNHTLPTGGSARFYSPLGVENFMKKTSIISVGTKGISELGLACMRLAEAEGLTAHKRSVEVRYNEIKGSCI, from the coding sequence ATGAAATTTTTACTTACAACAGATACTGATTTTAGAGAGAAATTTGATAGGCTGGTAAATAGGTCTGATATGGATATGAGTCATGTTATGCCGGTGGTTTCCGGAATTTTAAATGATGTTAAAAAAGAAGGAGATAGGGCACTTTTTGAGCAGATTTCTAAATTTGATCGTTGGAATCCTGATGAGAGTAGCTTTAAAATAAATCCGATAGACATGCAAAACGCTTATGATGATATTGATAATTCGCTAAGAGTGGCGCTAAACTTAGCCTATGATCGCATTAAGGCTTATCATGAAAAACGCATACCTAAGACTTGGATCAAAAGAGATAGTGTCGATGTGCTTCTTGGCGCAAAATACACCCCTATTGATAGGGCCGGGCTCTACATCCCTGGTGGCAAGGCAGCATATCCTAGCTCGCTTCTTATGAATGCAATTCCTGCTATAGTAGCCGGCGTAAAAGAGATAGTTGTTTGCACTCCTGCAGTTGAAGGAAAAGTAAACAAGCTACTTTTAGCAGCTATGCACGTATGCGGCATAAAAGAGGCTTTTAAGGTAGGCGGAGCAAGCGCGATCGCCGCGATGGCATACGGCACAAAGAGCATAAAAAAAGTAGACGTGATAACAGGGCCGGGAAATATCTACGTCGCAACGGCTAAAAAGCTTGTTTACGGAGAGGTAAATATCGACATGATAGCAGGGCCAAGCGAGATAGGCGTAATAGCAGATGAGAGCGCAAATGCTCGCCATATAGCTATAGACATGCTCTCTCAAGCCGAGCATGATGAGCTTGCCAGTGCATTTTTAATCACTCCAAATCAAACTTTTGCAACCAAGGTTCAAGAGCATATAAATGAGGAATTAAAGAGTCTTGAAAGGCGCGAAATAGCTGGGGCAAGTATAAAAAATAAAAGTGCAATAATAGTAGCAAAAGATATGAACGAATGTGTGTCTCTTATGAATGAGCTTGCGGTAGAACACTTAGAAATTGCTACAAATAATGCTCTTGAGATCATGGAGGATATCACACATGCGGGAGCGATATTTTTAGGACACTTTACTCCTGAAGCCATGGGGGATTATTTGGCCGGACCAAACCATACTCTTCCTACAGGCGGAAGCGCTAGATTTTACTCTCCTCTTGGTGTTGAAAATTTTATGAAAAAAACCTCTATTATCTCTGTTGGAACTAAAGGCATAAGCGAATTAGGGCTTGCTTGCATGAGGCTTGCGGAAGCAGAGGGATTAACAGCTCATAAGCGATCTGTAGAAGTAAGATATAATGAGATAAAAGGTTCTTGTATATAA
- a CDS encoding 1-aminocyclopropane-1-carboxylate deaminase — MGGEFNGNKARKLEYFLKADLRGIKRVVSYGSSQSNAMYSISLFAKIKELEFYYVVSSLNSNLADNPIGNFKFALENGMQIFIDKDREQKATELASSKDSLLINEGVWQKEAEMGFISQAKEIETWANKHSKTFDIFLPSGTGTSAAFLAKHIKFDVFTCPCVGDAKYLKSEILALDANSKVEILNPPKKYHYGDLKFELYEIWQEILKETGIEFDLIYDPVGLLTLFANLDRFKNEILYIHQGGILGNISQKIRYERKIKMRGMR, encoded by the coding sequence ATAGGCGGAGAATTTAATGGAAATAAGGCCAGAAAACTTGAGTATTTTTTAAAAGCCGACTTAAGAGGTATCAAGAGAGTCGTAAGCTATGGTTCTAGCCAATCAAATGCGATGTATAGCATAAGTTTATTTGCTAAAATAAAGGAGCTTGAGTTTTATTATGTAGTTTCAAGCTTAAACTCAAATTTGGCCGATAATCCGATTGGAAATTTTAAATTCGCACTTGAAAACGGAATGCAAATTTTTATAGATAAAGATAGAGAACAAAAGGCAACAGAGCTAGCAAGTAGCAAAGACTCTTTGCTTATAAACGAAGGAGTTTGGCAAAAAGAGGCCGAAATGGGCTTTATCTCTCAAGCCAAAGAGATTGAAACTTGGGCCAATAAACACTCTAAAACTTTTGATATTTTTTTGCCATCTGGCACCGGAACTAGTGCAGCATTTTTAGCTAAGCATATTAAATTTGATGTATTTACTTGTCCTTGTGTAGGAGACGCAAAATACCTAAAAAGCGAGATTTTGGCTCTAGATGCTAATTCAAAGGTTGAAATTTTAAATCCTCCTAAAAAATATCACTATGGGGATTTAAAATTTGAGCTTTATGAAATTTGGCAAGAAATTTTAAAAGAAACAGGCATAGAGTTTGATCTAATCTATGATCCTGTAGGGCTTTTGACACTTTTTGCAAATTTGGATAGATTTAAAAATGAAATTTTATATATCCATCAAGGTGGAATTTTAGGTAATATTAGTCAAAAAATAAGATATGAAAGAAAGATAAAAATGAGGGGGATGAGATGA
- the grpE gene encoding nucleotide exchange factor GrpE: MNEEIKAEDLIPAEGSDESISFGGDSLKNLELQKQIDELTDKYYRANADFENIKKRFEKEKIDLANYANEKFARDLLPVIDALEMAVNFDPEGDEFAQKIKDGINITIDQFRKSFEKNGITAISTDCEFDPNVHNAMLQVESDGHDSGAIVQVIQKGYMINGRVLRPAMVTIAK, translated from the coding sequence ATGAATGAAGAGATAAAAGCAGAAGATCTAATACCTGCCGAAGGAAGCGACGAGAGTATTAGCTTCGGCGGTGATAGCTTAAAAAATCTTGAACTGCAAAAACAGATTGATGAGCTAACAGATAAGTATTATAGGGCCAATGCGGATTTTGAAAATATAAAAAAACGCTTTGAAAAAGAGAAAATAGACCTAGCAAATTACGCTAATGAGAAATTTGCTAGAGATCTCTTGCCTGTAATTGATGCGTTGGAGATGGCTGTAAATTTTGATCCGGAAGGAGATGAATTTGCGCAAAAAATAAAAGATGGAATAAATATAACAATAGATCAGTTTAGAAAATCTTTTGAGAAAAACGGGATAACCGCAATTAGTACAGATTGTGAATTTGATCCTAATGTGCATAATGCAATGCTTCAAGTAGAAAGCGATGGGCATGATAGTGGTGCGATAGTGCAAGTTATACAAAAAGGCTACATGATAAATGGCAGAGTATTGCGCCCTGCTATGGTTACGATAGCTAAATAA
- the rpsO gene encoding 30S ribosomal protein S15 — MALDSAKKAEIVAKFARKENDTGSPEVQIALLTARIAELTEHLKIYKKDFSSRLGLLKLVGRRKRLLKYLKEKDYTAYSKLIAELNLRDK; from the coding sequence ATGGCTTTGGATTCGGCTAAAAAAGCAGAAATTGTTGCGAAATTCGCTAGAAAAGAGAACGATACAGGTTCGCCTGAGGTTCAAATAGCTCTTCTTACCGCAAGAATTGCGGAGCTTACAGAGCATTTAAAAATTTACAAAAAAGACTTCTCCTCACGCCTTGGCTTACTTAAATTAGTAGGTCGCAGAAAACGTCTTTTAAAATATCTTAAAGAAAAAGATTATACAGCATACTCAAAACTAATAGCTGAGCTAAATCTAAGAGATAAGTAA